From Rutidosis leptorrhynchoides isolate AG116_Rl617_1_P2 chromosome 3, CSIRO_AGI_Rlap_v1, whole genome shotgun sequence, a single genomic window includes:
- the LOC139899077 gene encoding pentatricopeptide repeat-containing protein ELI1, chloroplastic-like, whose translation MLPLYKHPQSSIITYILSILNNNKLLTLKHLHQIHGQIISNTQLISTPIITAFLHSCHHSHNPNYALQFLYNLPSSYAKPSIWGSLIKTSLESTNNLMVFFNCYNGMMYHEISPNVGMFALIFRYSAKFGDRKLGELFHCVVGKLGFGKDVVLQTGLVDLYAKVSDLDGAKKAFDEMSQRDVVACNVMISVLGKHGFVEDARCLFDSMLEKDSYSWNSMISSYFKIGDIDSARFLFDKNPIKNEVCWNILIDGYSKSGYSSNTDNFEDLVTLYNQMQYSDVRPSHNLLSLIIQCCASFCATQLGQALHCQIFKLNLNNDVVLQTGLLDFYAKVGNLSSAKRVFDEMSHKDVVANNAMISALSKHGFVQDARNLFDDMPEKNSATWNSMITCYAKSGDVDSALFVFDSNPVKDIVSWNAMIDGYCKSGNLSSAEELFTKTGNIKNSVTWNTMITGFVQCHEYRRALHLFEVMQSEKVGPTEVTMVSLLSACAHLGALDMGEWVHGYIKKNKLKIDVVLGNAIIDMYCKCGSISSALDAFHKLKVKNSYCWNSVIIGLAMHGYGNEAISYFVKMIEEGLNPDGVTFVGLLCGCSHSGLVSEGRLYFSQMRSVYGVEPGIEHYGCMVDLLGRSGQLLEALELVNNMPLKPNAVVWGSLLRSCNLHKNTEIGEQVTQRLLELDPHDGGNYVFLSNLYASLSRWKDVDRCRKLMIESGVHKVPGFSSIEADNVVHEFVAGDSSHPQFLQINAFLVEIGKKLKDEGYEPNTGCVLHDIDDEEKEGSVSYHSERIAVAFGLMSTPCWKEIRVVKNLRTCDDCHTVMKLISKIYEREIIMRDRSRFHHFKNGVCSCKDYW comes from the coding sequence ATGCTACCACTATACAAACATCCCCAATCTTCTATCATCACCTACATTTTATCAATTCTAAACAACAACAAATTGTTAACCCTAAAACACCTTCACCAGATCCATGGTCAAATCATCTCAAATACTCAACTCATTTCCACTCCAATCATCACCGCATTCTTACACTCCTGTCACCATTCTCATAACCCTAATTACGCATTACAGTTTTTATATAATTTACCCTCATCATATGCGAAACCATCAATATGGGGTTCCCTGATTAAAACATCACTTGAATCTACTAATAACCTAATGGTTTTCTTTAATTGTTACAATGGAATGATGTATCATGAAATTAGTCCCAATGTCGGTATGTTTGCTTTAATTTTTCGATACAGTGCGAAATTTGGTGATCGGAAATTGGGGGAATTGTTTCATTGTGTTGTGGGTAAGTTGGGGTTTGGTAAAGATGTCGTTTTGCAAACTGGGTTGGTTGATTTATATGCAAAGGTGTCAGATTTGGATGGTGCAAAGAAGGCGTTCGATGAAATGTCTCAACGAGATGTGGTTGCTTGTAATGTTATGATTTCAGTTCTTGGTAAGCATGGATTTGTAGAGGATGCTAGGTGTTTGTTTGATAGTATGTTGGAGAAGGATTCATATAGCTGGAATTCAATGATTTCTAGTTATTTTAAGATAGGTGATATCGACTCTGCACGATTTCTTTTTGACAAAAATCCTATAAAAAATGAGGTATGTTGGAATATTTTGATCGATGGGTATAGTAAATCCGGTTATTCAAGTAATACAGATAATTTTGAAGATCTTGTAACTCTTTATAATCAAATGCAGTATAGTGATGTGAGACCTAGTCATAATTTACTTTCTTTGATTATTCAATGTTGTGCTAGTTTTTGTGCAACTCAACTAGGGCAAGCGCTTCATTGCCAGATATTCAAGTTGAATTTGAATAACGACGTGGTTTTGCAAACAGGGTTGTTGGATTTTTACGCAAAGGTAGGAAATTTGAGTTCTGCAAAgagggtgtttgatgaaatgtctcatAAGGATGTTGTGGCTAATAATGCAATGATTTCAGCACTTAGTAAACATGGGTTTGTACAAGATGCACGTAACCTGTTTGATGATATGCCTGAAAAGAATTCAGCTACATGGAATTCTATGATCACTTGCTATGCCAAAAGTGGGGACGTTGATTCAGCTCTCTTTGTTTTTGATTCGAATCCTGTCAAAGATATAGTCTCTTGGAACGCAATGATAGATGGTTATTGTAAATCTGGAAACTTAAGTTCTGCTGAAGAATTGTTTACTAAAACTGGTAACATTAAAAATTCGGTTACATGGAACACTATGATTACCGGATTTGTTCAGTGTCATGAGTACAGAAGAGCGTTGCATTTGTTTGAGGTAATGCAAAGTGAGAAGGTGGGACCCACTGAAGTAACCATGGTTAGTTTGTTATCAGCATGTGCTCATCTTGGAGCCTTAGATATGGGCGAATGGGTTCATGGTTATATCaagaaaaataaacttaaaatcgaCGTTGTTTTAGGGAACGCTATAATTGATATGTATTGTAAATGTGGAAGTATATCATCTGCTCTAGATGCTTTTCATAAACTTAAAGTGAAAAACAGCTACTGTTGGAATTCCGTTATTATAGGGTTAGCGATGCACGGTTATGGTAACGAAGCGATAAGTTATTTCGTTAAAATGATTGAAGAAGGTTTAAATCCTGATGGGGTTACTTTTGTTGGTCTTTTATGTGGTTGTAGTCATTCAGGATTAGTCTCTGAAGGGAGATTGTATTTTTCTCAAATGAGAAGTGTTTATGGTGTTGAACCAGGGATTGAACACTATGGTTGTATGGTTGACCTTTTGGGTCGATCGGGTCAACTTCTAGAAGCATTAGAACTCGTGAATAACATGCCATTGAAGCCAAACGCAGTAGTGTGGGGAAGTTTGCTTCGATCATGCAATTTACATAAAAATACTGAAATTGGTGAGCAAGTTACTCAACGGTTGTTGGAATTGGACCCACATGACGGCGGAAATTATGTTTTTTTGTCAAATTTATACGCATCGTTGAGTCGATGGAAGGATGTTGACAGATGTCGAAAGTTAATGATAGAAAGTGGGGTCCACAAGGTTCCCGGTTTCAGTTCGATTGAGGCGGACAATGTGGTACATGAGTTTGTGGCGGGAGACAGTTCGCATCCTCAGTTTTTACAAATTAATGCGTTTTTAGTTGAAATTGGGAAGAAATTAAAAGATGAAGGATATGAGCCGAATACTGGTTGTGTGCTTCATGATATAGACGATGAAGAAAAAGAGGGTTCGGTTAGTTATCATAGTGAGAGGATTGCGGTTGCGTTTGGACTCATGAGCACCCCTTGTTGGAAGGAAATTCGGGTTGTGAAGAATTTAAGAACGTGTGATGATTGTCATACTGTTATGAAGCTTATATCGAAAATATATGAGAGGGAGATTATAATGAGAGATCGTAGTCGGTTTCATCATTTTAAAAATGGTGTTTGTTCATGTAAGGATTACTGGTGA
- the LOC139899076 gene encoding uncharacterized protein: protein MGSEGPKDSLDWKTIGDSAKTDADAGPVVKKRLPKKMRHIPDYYFLPRRSMLANIAIYGSCIVGGIGAGMLTEIWINKKVQEDGNGVLWEFDK, encoded by the exons ATGGGGAGTGAAGGCCCAAAGGATTCGTTGGACTGGAAAACCATAGGTGATTCAGCAAAGACTGATGCTGATGCTGGACCAGTTGTGAAAAAACGGCTTCCGAAAAAAATGAGACATATTCCAGACTACTATTTTCTTCCTCGTAGATCAATGCTTGCTAATATTGCAATTTATGGATCGTGCATTGTTGGTGGAATTGGAGCTGGGATGCTTACTGAAATCTGGATCAATAAGAAAGTTCAAG AGGATGGAAATGGTGTTCTTTGGGAATTTGATAAGTAA